The Tistrella mobilis genome window below encodes:
- a CDS encoding rhomboid family intramembrane serine protease encodes MQHDPRMAEQLRRRQPMFNLPRATQILIAINVIVHLVRQILPQATDWELIANGAVIPARYTYGPGFDLPSIIAPLTFQFLHGGFLHLLMNMALLAAWGAGVERAIGPLRMVVFYLVCGGAGALAHVLLYPESMVPMIGASAGISGLFAGVLIIMRRHRASGGAILPLALLWIATAVITGIWGTPGAEGESVAWVAHIGGFLAGLALFPFAMPRR; translated from the coding sequence ATGCAGCACGATCCCCGCATGGCCGAGCAGCTGCGCCGCCGGCAGCCGATGTTCAACCTGCCGCGGGCGACGCAGATCCTGATCGCCATCAATGTGATCGTGCATCTGGTGCGCCAGATCCTGCCTCAGGCCACCGATTGGGAGCTGATCGCCAATGGCGCGGTCATTCCCGCCCGCTATACCTATGGCCCCGGTTTCGATCTGCCGTCGATCATCGCGCCGCTGACCTTCCAGTTCCTGCATGGCGGCTTCCTGCATCTGCTGATGAACATGGCGCTGCTGGCGGCCTGGGGGGCGGGGGTCGAGCGGGCGATCGGCCCGTTGCGCATGGTGGTGTTCTATCTGGTCTGCGGCGGGGCCGGTGCGCTTGCCCATGTGCTGCTCTATCCTGAGAGCATGGTGCCGATGATCGGCGCTTCGGCCGGCATCAGCGGGTTGTTCGCGGGCGTGCTGATCATCATGCGCCGCCATCGCGCCAGCGGCGGTGCCATTCTGCCGCTGGCCCTGCTCTGGATCGCGACCGCGGTGATCACCGGCATCTGGGGCACGCCGGGGGCAGAGGGTGAATCGGTGGCCTGGGTCGCCCATATCGGCGGCTTCCTGGCCGGGCTGGCGCTGTTCCCGTTCGCGATGCCCAGGCGCTGA